One window from the genome of Bacillus weihaiensis encodes:
- a CDS encoding zinc metallopeptidase translates to MFFHPLDFLIIIAFGLSLWAQFKVKGNFQKYSQVPASSHMQGAEIARRLLDQNGLYDVKVEHIRGALTDHYDPLKRAVRLSDTVHSHASIAAISVAAHEVGHAIQHSEAYGALVLRHKLFPIVNFTSSIAPFLLIGGFLLGSLNLLGLGIIFFSAVVAFQLITLPVEFNASSRARQLMISEGMISNQEETGVKKVLNAAALTYVAAALLSLLQLLKFVAIFSQGNRE, encoded by the coding sequence ATGTTTTTCCATCCACTGGATTTTTTAATCATTATTGCATTTGGGTTATCACTCTGGGCCCAATTCAAAGTAAAAGGAAATTTTCAAAAATATTCACAAGTTCCTGCTTCCTCACATATGCAAGGTGCTGAGATAGCTAGAAGGCTCTTAGATCAAAATGGATTATATGATGTGAAGGTTGAACATATAAGAGGAGCTCTTACAGATCACTATGATCCTCTCAAGAGAGCGGTCAGGTTGTCGGATACCGTTCATTCACATGCTTCAATTGCAGCTATTTCAGTCGCTGCTCATGAGGTCGGTCATGCTATACAGCATAGTGAAGCGTATGGGGCACTTGTTTTAAGACATAAACTTTTTCCTATTGTTAATTTTACTTCTAGCATCGCTCCCTTTCTTTTAATCGGAGGCTTTTTATTAGGTAGTTTAAATTTGTTAGGGCTAGGAATTATTTTTTTCTCGGCTGTTGTTGCTTTTCAGCTCATCACGTTACCTGTAGAGTTTAACGCTAGTAGTAGAGCTAGACAGCTTATGATTTCTGAAGGAATGATTTCAAATCAGGAAGAAACAGGTGTAAAGAAGGTACTGAATGCAGCCGCACTAACCTATGTAGCAGCAGCTTTATTATCTTTGCTCCAACTGTTAAAATTCGTCGCGATTTTTTCACAAGGTAATCGCGAATAG
- a CDS encoding diguanylate cyclase, producing the protein MNKYLQTLVKNVRKQLEAWLNEQEGIHHRELFRFLHSISGTAETIGFSEAGKMARSLMESIDEKEDKEWTKEELQSFLFPLISIFYHEEYSNVDEVITKKENLDDQKLILLIDDDTALLMYLKDELEKNGWVVIAVADSERAIHSYYDLNPDCVIIDIHMKDKNGLEVLSHLKEQMNQHFIPTIMISVDKSKEMRMKSYELGADDYIQKPLEMDEFIVRITRQLDRKQAIDDLILVDELTRVYNRKYLPQVYDRLVNQLQRHYETFSIGMLDLDHFKSVNDTYGHIIGDKVLASFAEMLKNTLRLNDVVIRYGGEEFIVLLPDTKADDAKLVLDRILQDFSKQTFAKNGESFTCTFSAGVHEVQVHELDLTKNIELADSALYEAKQAGRAQVKIVPVTEGTYLKKPVHLGIIDDDPIIRTMLEDLMSKSKFTEQFKLDIRSFKDGMEFMESDWHTIKDEPYLIILDGMMPRMDGLEVLQSLRKMRYQERFTIMMLTSRKSDHDISRALQLGADDYITKPFKLLELETRLGHLLKRMK; encoded by the coding sequence ATGAATAAATACTTACAAACATTGGTGAAAAACGTACGTAAACAATTAGAAGCTTGGTTAAATGAACAAGAAGGGATTCACCATAGAGAGTTATTTCGATTTCTTCACTCGATATCAGGTACAGCGGAAACAATTGGTTTTAGTGAAGCGGGGAAAATGGCTCGTTCATTAATGGAGAGCATCGATGAGAAAGAGGATAAAGAGTGGACAAAGGAAGAGCTCCAATCCTTCCTCTTCCCTCTTATTTCAATCTTTTATCACGAGGAGTATTCTAATGTTGATGAAGTTATTACTAAAAAAGAGAATCTCGATGATCAAAAGCTCATTCTATTAATTGACGATGATACAGCCTTATTAATGTATTTAAAAGATGAATTAGAAAAAAACGGTTGGGTTGTCATCGCTGTAGCAGATTCGGAACGAGCTATTCATTCTTATTATGATTTAAATCCTGATTGTGTCATTATTGATATTCATATGAAGGATAAAAATGGGTTAGAGGTTCTTAGCCATTTGAAGGAGCAAATGAATCAGCATTTTATTCCGACTATTATGATCAGTGTGGATAAGTCGAAAGAAATGAGAATGAAGAGCTATGAGCTTGGTGCAGATGATTATATTCAGAAACCATTAGAAATGGATGAATTCATTGTTAGAATAACTAGACAGCTGGACCGTAAACAGGCCATTGATGATTTAATATTAGTGGATGAACTAACAAGAGTCTATAATCGAAAGTATCTTCCGCAGGTGTATGATCGATTAGTCAATCAATTACAAAGACACTATGAAACATTCTCTATTGGAATGCTGGATTTAGACCACTTTAAATCAGTTAATGATACATATGGACATATTATTGGTGATAAAGTGCTGGCGAGCTTTGCTGAAATGTTAAAAAATACGTTAAGGTTAAATGATGTTGTTATTCGATACGGTGGGGAAGAGTTTATAGTATTACTTCCTGACACGAAGGCAGATGACGCAAAGCTTGTCCTTGATCGAATACTACAAGATTTTTCGAAGCAAACATTTGCTAAAAATGGAGAATCGTTCACATGCACATTTTCTGCTGGAGTTCATGAAGTGCAAGTACATGAATTGGATTTGACAAAGAATATTGAATTAGCAGATAGTGCATTATATGAGGCGAAACAGGCAGGGAGGGCACAGGTGAAAATTGTTCCTGTCACGGAAGGAACTTATCTCAAAAAGCCTGTTCATCTTGGAATTATTGACGACGACCCAATTATTAGAACGATGTTAGAAGATTTAATGAGTAAAAGCAAGTTTACAGAACAGTTCAAGCTTGATATTCGTTCGTTTAAGGACGGTATGGAGTTTATGGAAAGTGATTGGCATACAATAAAAGATGAGCCTTATCTCATTATATTAGATGGAATGATGCCAAGAATGGATGGATTAGAGGTGCTGCAAAGCCTACGTAAAATGAGGTATCAAGAGCGTTTTACAATTATGATGCTGACTTCTAGAAAAAGTGATCATGATATCTCACGAGCACTTCAGCTTGGTGCAGATGATTATATTACAAAACCATTTAAGTTATTGGAGCTCGAAACAAGGCTAGGTCATTTACTAAAGAGGATGAAATAA
- a CDS encoding HEAT repeat domain-containing protein: protein MIEVSLVFLFVLFISLFFILLTLFLYLLIEKYTHNESKRKIEAYKERYRLDMFHYLQDGEKSPVIPTGENEKFIALVELLSDYSNVLDSKDVRTRISAYAKEYLTDYIKKHLKKRRWSLRMNALFTIEDFHMIHLSDTLHQMYEKPYITSAERTQILKLFAKFNDERIIEYLVSSKENFSDFAILSTLSHVEEERFDELVQQFHQLDKRIQYMIIETIGKLQLLTYRELLQSQLHSTNEEMRIRALKAFANTGAPISQEILGQYFDNESWQVRMMAAKVTGAQKITAFTEQLITLLSDTEYVVRAEAAKAITQFQFGKSMLNKVIEETEDGFARDMALEWLEKERGYN, encoded by the coding sequence ATGATCGAGGTTAGTCTAGTTTTTTTATTCGTGCTGTTTATTAGTTTGTTTTTCATTTTACTCACGTTATTTTTGTATTTATTAATTGAAAAATATACACATAATGAATCGAAAAGAAAAATTGAAGCATACAAAGAACGCTATCGATTAGATATGTTCCACTATTTGCAAGATGGAGAGAAGTCTCCCGTTATTCCAACTGGTGAGAATGAGAAATTCATTGCGTTAGTGGAATTATTAAGTGATTATTCCAATGTTTTGGATAGTAAAGATGTCAGAACTAGAATTAGTGCATATGCGAAGGAATATTTAACGGATTATATAAAAAAACATCTTAAGAAAAGACGATGGAGTCTAAGGATGAATGCCTTATTTACCATTGAAGATTTTCACATGATTCATCTATCAGACACTCTTCATCAAATGTATGAGAAACCTTACATTACATCAGCTGAAAGAACTCAAATCTTAAAGCTTTTTGCAAAATTTAATGATGAAAGAATAATTGAGTATTTAGTTTCATCAAAAGAAAATTTTTCGGATTTTGCAATTCTATCTACTTTATCTCATGTAGAGGAAGAGAGATTTGATGAGTTAGTCCAGCAGTTTCATCAGCTTGATAAACGAATTCAGTATATGATCATCGAAACAATAGGTAAGTTGCAATTGCTTACCTATCGTGAGCTATTACAATCTCAATTACATTCAACAAATGAAGAAATGAGAATTCGAGCGTTAAAAGCATTTGCCAATACAGGTGCCCCCATTTCTCAAGAGATACTGGGTCAGTACTTTGATAATGAAAGTTGGCAAGTAAGAATGATGGCCGCAAAGGTTACAGGCGCACAAAAAATTACGGCCTTTACAGAACAGCTTATTACCTTGTTATCTGATACAGAATATGTGGTTCGAGCGGAAGCTGCTAAAGCTATTACTCAATTTCAATTTGGTAAAAGTATGTTAAATAAGGTAATTGAAGAGACAGAGGATGGCTTTGCTAGAGATATGGCTCTTGAATGGCTTGAGAAGGAGCGTGGGTACAATTAA
- a CDS encoding glycosyltransferase family 2 protein — protein sequence MVLIVLVYGTMLVISLLQIRKVYELDDLEPYEDLLQSEYTKPVSILVPAYNESVGIYGTIRSLISIEYPEYEIIIINDGSTDDTLEKLIEKFKLKKVKRVVRRQLDTKEIREVYQSAIYDNLFVLDKENGGKADALNAGINMSRYPYFCSLDGDSIIERNAFLKVLKPIIESDDEVIASGGSVRIANGCDIQNGEIIRTGLSTKPLVVMQVIEYLRAFLTGRIGLSSNNLLLIVSGAFGVFSKKWVVEAGGYAHTVGEDMELVVRLHRMMKEKKEKKKIIYVPDPVCWTEAPESMKFLRRQRKRWHRGLFDSLWKHKKLMFNPKYGSIGLFSMPYFFFIEFLGPLIELLGYLILIISIFTGKIYLEYAILFFLLSLIYGSIYSMAAVLLEEWSMERYPKVKHFTILFLVSLTETFWYRPLTVIWRVEGMIEMLFGKKGWGEMVRKGVSND from the coding sequence ATGGTCCTAATTGTCTTGGTGTATGGTACCATGCTGGTCATTTCTCTTTTGCAAATAAGAAAAGTATACGAATTAGATGATTTAGAACCATATGAGGACCTCCTTCAATCAGAATACACGAAGCCTGTTTCTATTTTAGTACCGGCTTATAATGAATCCGTTGGAATATATGGGACGATTCGTTCACTTATAAGTATCGAGTATCCAGAATATGAAATTATCATTATTAATGATGGGTCAACAGATGATACGCTTGAAAAGCTAATTGAAAAATTCAAGCTGAAGAAAGTAAAGCGAGTAGTACGACGTCAATTAGATACGAAAGAAATTCGAGAAGTCTATCAATCTGCCATATATGATAATCTGTTCGTATTAGATAAAGAAAATGGAGGAAAGGCTGATGCGTTAAATGCTGGAATCAACATGTCCAGATACCCATATTTTTGCTCTTTAGATGGTGACTCTATTATTGAACGTAATGCCTTCTTAAAGGTACTGAAGCCAATCATTGAATCGGATGATGAAGTGATTGCCTCAGGAGGTAGTGTCCGAATTGCAAATGGTTGTGATATTCAAAATGGGGAAATTATTCGTACCGGCTTGTCTACAAAGCCTCTTGTAGTCATGCAAGTTATCGAATATTTGCGAGCGTTTTTAACTGGGCGTATTGGTCTTAGTAGTAATAATTTATTGTTAATTGTTTCGGGAGCATTTGGAGTATTCTCAAAGAAATGGGTTGTTGAAGCAGGTGGCTATGCTCACACAGTCGGTGAAGACATGGAACTTGTCGTAAGACTCCATCGCATGATGAAGGAAAAGAAAGAGAAGAAAAAAATTATTTATGTGCCTGATCCTGTTTGTTGGACGGAAGCACCAGAATCAATGAAATTCTTACGAAGACAACGAAAAAGATGGCATAGAGGTTTATTCGATAGCTTGTGGAAGCATAAGAAGCTTATGTTTAATCCTAAATATGGTTCGATTGGTCTTTTTTCAATGCCTTATTTCTTTTTTATTGAATTTTTAGGACCCTTAATTGAGCTTCTTGGATATCTCATTCTTATCATTTCAATTTTTACAGGAAAGATTTATTTAGAATATGCCATTCTTTTCTTCCTGCTTTCACTTATTTATGGATCGATTTACTCAATGGCTGCCGTACTACTGGAAGAGTGGAGTATGGAGCGTTATCCCAAAGTGAAGCATTTTACCATATTATTTCTAGTATCTTTAACGGAAACATTTTGGTATCGACCATTGACCGTCATTTGGCGAGTGGAAGGTATGATTGAAATGTTATTTGGTAAAAAGGGTTGGGGAGAAATGGTTAGAAAAGGTGTGTCCAATGACTAA
- a CDS encoding response regulator transcription factor, whose product MARILLAEDEEVLRMLVVDTLEDEGYTIDEACDGEEAYNLIKENEYDLLLLDYMMPVYTGLELIEMIRKDNNQTQIMMLSAKSQSSDQQKVLDAGANYFMSKPFSPIQLVQRIEEILGDAE is encoded by the coding sequence ATGGCAAGAATTTTACTTGCAGAGGATGAAGAAGTATTACGTATGCTTGTCGTCGATACTCTTGAAGACGAAGGATACACAATAGATGAAGCATGTGATGGGGAAGAGGCTTACAACTTAATTAAAGAGAACGAGTATGATTTGCTTTTATTAGATTACATGATGCCAGTGTATACAGGTCTAGAATTAATTGAAATGATACGGAAAGATAACAATCAAACGCAAATCATGATGTTAAGTGCCAAGAGCCAATCCTCTGATCAACAAAAAGTGCTAGATGCAGGGGCAAATTATTTCATGTCAAAACCTTTTAGTCCTATACAGCTTGTTCAAAGAATTGAGGAGATATTAGGGGATGCTGAATAA